One segment of Tenrec ecaudatus isolate mTenEca1 chromosome 1, mTenEca1.hap1, whole genome shotgun sequence DNA contains the following:
- the LOC142429796 gene encoding metallothionein-2A-like, which yields MSEERLGDLIPKKSTIKTRWGLPPASIVFHTCLGTTSLVALQVDPNCSCATGGSYACSDSCKCKDCGCTSCNKSCCSCCHVGCAKCAQGCICKGASDKCTCCA from the coding sequence ATGtccgaagaaaggcttggtgatctaatTCCCAAAAAATCAACCATTAAAACTCGATGGGGCCTTCCACCTGCTAGCATTGTCTTTCACACTTGCCTTGGGACCACCAGCCTAGTCGCCCTCCAAGTGGACCCCAACTGCTCCTGCGCCACTGGTGGCTCCTATGCCTGCTCTGACTCCTGCAAGTGCAAAGACTGCGGATGCACATCCTGCAACAagagctgctgctcctgctgccaCGTGGGCTGTGCCAAGtgtgcccagggctgcatctgcaaAGGGGCATCGGACAAGTGCACCTGCTGTGCCTGA